Sequence from the Acidobacteriota bacterium genome:
TCCCGCGCGGGAGAGAACGCTTGCCCGCCGGCGGCGGACGCCCGATCTTCCGCCATGGGACGCACGGATGGGGCACGGGAGGAGACGATGGCGCAGGTCTCGATCAATCCCGACCTCTGCGACGACACCCGGGCCTGCCTCGCGGTCTGTCCCGAGGACGTGTTCGAGCT
This genomic interval carries:
- a CDS encoding 4Fe-4S dicluster domain-containing protein, producing the protein MGRTDGAREETMAQVSINPDLCDDTRACLAVCPEDVFELDGRRVKVGDASRCTLCFKCVENCPEGAVEIDF